A window of Haloarcula sp. DT43 genomic DNA:
CGCACGCGCCCAGTTTGGCACCGACACACCGGCACCGACGCCCCACTGGAGGCGGCAGCCTGATGCCCGGCAAGGAGCTGTACTTCACCGGCTCGGAGTCGGTCGCCGTCGAGGAGGCCCCGATACCACGTCCCGGACCGGCGGAGGTCCGCGTCCGGACGGAGCTTTCGGGTATCAGCCCCGGGACGGAACTGCTCGTCTACCGCGGCGAGGTGTCGTCGCAGTTCGATACCGACGAGACTATCGACGCGCTGGCGGGGACGTTCTCTTATCCCCTGCGGTACGGCTACGCCGCCGTCGGCCGCGTCACGGCCGTCGGTGACGGGGTCGACGACGACTGGCTCGACCAACGCGTGTTCGCGTTCAACCCCCACGAGAGCCACTTCCTGGCCGACCCGGAGACGCTCGTCCCGACGACGCTGTCGCCCGAGCGGGCCGTGTTCATCCCCAACGCGGAGGCGGCGGTCAACTTCGTCATGGACGCCCGGCCACGCATCGGCTCCCGCGTGGTCGTCTTCGGACAGGGTCCGGTGGGGCTGTTGACCACGGCCGTCCTCGCCGAGTTCCCGCTGACCTCGCTGGTGACCGTCGACCCCTGCCAGCGCCGGCGGGACCTCTCCGAATCGTTCGGCGCGGACCGCTCGGTCGCACCCGAGGCCCTCGCCGTCGAGGACGCCGACATCACGTTCGAGCTCTCGGGGAACCCGACGGCGCTGGACGACGCTATCGACGCGACCGGCTACGCGGGCCAGGTCGTCGTCGGGTCCTGGTACGGCACCAAGGACGTGCAGCTGGCGCTTGGAAGCGACTACCACCGCAGCCACATCCGGGTCCGGAGCAGCCAGGTGAGCCGCATCGACCCCGACCACGCCGACCGCTGGGACAAGGACCGCCGGCTCGACGTCGTCCGGTCGTGGCTGGCCGAACGGGACCTCTCGGCGCTGCTGACCCACCAAATACCTATCGACCGTGCGGCCGAGGCCTATCGACTGCTGGACGAGCGGCCCGACGACGCCGTCCAGGTCGTTCTCTCCTACGAGTGACACCATTTACGTGACTCCCAGCCCTGTATCGGGTCGTGTACTCGACGACAGTGCTGACGGACTTCGTGGCACAGCACTACCTCACCGTCCCGGACGCCGGCCCCGAGGGGGAGCCCCACTCCCACCACTACGAGGTGGAACTGTGCTTTCGCGGCCCCACCCTCAACGAGTTCGACTACATCGTCGACATCGACGACGCCGAGGCCGCGCTCTCGGGCCTCGCGGACCGCTACCGCGATACCTTGCTCAACGACTGTGCGGAGTTCGAGGGGCACAACCCCAGCGTCGAA
This region includes:
- a CDS encoding MDR/zinc-dependent alcohol dehydrogenase-like family protein, yielding MPGKELYFTGSESVAVEEAPIPRPGPAEVRVRTELSGISPGTELLVYRGEVSSQFDTDETIDALAGTFSYPLRYGYAAVGRVTAVGDGVDDDWLDQRVFAFNPHESHFLADPETLVPTTLSPERAVFIPNAEAAVNFVMDARPRIGSRVVVFGQGPVGLLTTAVLAEFPLTSLVTVDPCQRRRDLSESFGADRSVAPEALAVEDADITFELSGNPTALDDAIDATGYAGQVVVGSWYGTKDVQLALGSDYHRSHIRVRSSQVSRIDPDHADRWDKDRRLDVVRSWLAERDLSALLTHQIPIDRAAEAYRLLDERPDDAVQVVLSYE
- a CDS encoding 6-pyruvoyl trahydropterin synthase family protein, with amino-acid sequence MYSTTVLTDFVAQHYLTVPDAGPEGEPHSHHYEVELCFRGPTLNEFDYIVDIDDAEAALSGLADRYRDTLLNDCAEFEGHNPSVERFARVIFERVTDRVSDDTVTELAVTVWEDDEAAASYDDAV